The following DNA comes from Cervus elaphus chromosome 8, mCerEla1.1, whole genome shotgun sequence.
tgtgtgcatgctaagtcgcttcagtcatgtctgattctttgcgactccatggactgtagcccaccaggcgcctttgtccatgggattctccaggcaagaatactggagtgagttgccatgccctcctccagttgatcttcccgacccagagatcgaaccaccCTGTAATTACTTTTACAGTATTAGCTCATTTAGTCATAGTCATAACAAGGTGTAGgtactattgttgttcagttgctcagtcatgtctctttgcagcctcatggactgcagcacgcccggctcctctgtcctccactctctctcggagtttgctgaaatttatgtccattgagtcagtgacaccacccttacggcagaaagcgaagaagaactaaagagcctcttgatgaaagtgaaagaggagagtgaaaaagttggcttaaagctcaacattcagaaaactaagatcatggcttctggtcccatcacttcatggcaaatagatgtgaaaacagtggcagactttattttgggggctccaaaatcactgcagatggtgactgcagccatgaagttaaaagacgtttactccttggaagaaaagttatgaccaacctagacagcatattaaaaagcagagacattactttgccaacaaaggtctgtctagtcaaggctatggtttttccagtagtcgtgtacggacgtgagagttggactataaagaaagctgagtgccaaagaattgatgcttttgaactgtggtgttggagaagactcttgagagtcccttggattgcaaggagatccagccagtccatcctaaaagaaatcagtcctgaatattcattgggaggagtgatgttgaagctgaaactccaatactttggccacctgatgtgaagagctgactcatttgaaaagaccctgacactgggaaagattgtaggcgggaggagaaggggacgacagaggatgagatggttggttggatggcatcactgactcagtggacatgagtttgagtaagctccaggagttggtgatggacagggaggcctggtgtgctgcagtccatggtgttgcaaagggatggacatgactgaacaactgaactgaactgagtcagtgatgctatctaaccatctcatcttctcccgcccccttctccttttgccttcaatcttttccagcatcagggtctttcattTCATGGCAGcactcaccatccacagtgattttgagtaattactatccccattttactgaggAGGAAACTGAATGGTGAAGAGACTTAAGTAACTTTGTCCAAGGTCAAACAGCCAGAAAGTAGCTGAGTACATAGATAGCCTGGCTCCTCTTAACCACCACTTGCTCTACCGCTTTTGCATCTGGATAGCTGCAAATTGCCTGGGCCCTGCTATCAGTTTCAGAGGGATCACAGAGTTTGGGAGCCTTAAGGCTTAGACAGCCGTCTTTCATAACCTTAAAAACCAGGGCTCAGTAAAGATTTCTTTCAGAAACTGCTTATGTGGAGGAAAAAGGGCTTTTGACCCAATTTGGGCTGGGTTGAAATTGAGACAATAGGGCAGAGTGTCTGTTCTCAGCGGCCGTGAGAAGGCAACAGCAGTTAGTTGAAGCAAGGAGGCAGTCAGCACCGACGGCTCAGCTGCCCTGGATCCTGCGAGCTGCCACAGCCCTTCATGTCACCCAGAGGTGATTTCCTTTCCCCCTTTTGTAACACCAGGTGTTTGTATGATAGTGTGAGTGTATATGcagtgtttttctcttgttggaTGGGTTTAAAGGAAAGCCAGGTTCCTCCTAGGAGTGGTGGCATTTTGGATCAAAGGGCAcagatggttttgttttttaaatgtatttgaattttggctatgctgggttttCATTACTGCCtacggactttctctagttgcagtgagtctGGGCTACTCtgttgctgtgcacgggcttcttattgcagtggtttctcgTTGTGAGCGTGGGCTCTTGGGCATGCAGGCagagtagttgtggtgcatgggcttagttgccacagcatgtggagtcttcctgcaccagggatcgaacctctgtcccctgcattggcaggtaggttcctAATGACTGGACTGCGGTTGAGAAAGTCGTCTGGTTTggttttatttaatgaaaatatagctgtgagtgtgtgtttgtgtggtctGATTATAACAGTAATGTATCACCAGACTTACTAGTGGTTATGTTGGGGTTGGGTGGAGTTGTGATGTTCACTGAATGTTCttcagtgttttaattttttaataataaaatttaaaaatacatgtcatGCTGTTTGTATCTTAGAttaagatataaagaaaaaagtaaaagttgtCCATAATCCCATTTTCCAGAGGTTACCATTATTAACATTGAATGTATTTCCTTCCACATATTTTTATCTGtgtatgctttttcttttccacaaGTAGGATGGTAGCCTGTTTTTTAGTCTGCTTATGTTACTTGACAATGATTCAGTAAATAAATCTCTGAAAACATCACTTTTAATGGCTTCATACTGTTTTATCATCAGTATGCCACATATTTAGCCAATCCCCTACTCCTAAGTACATGGGTTGttccattttttgttgtttttgtttttttaatgttacgaAGAATACAGTAGAGGTGGGACTTAATATTtgggtttatttattatttggttCTTCTCAGGTAAATTCcgagaagtggaattgctaggcatttcttttcacttttttaaggGTTTTTGATAAATATTGCCTGAATAGAGCCATTCCTGACATGGAGTCTTTGCCTGGGTTTTTCAGGACAAGAAGATGCCACCCAAGCGTGTAGCTAAGAGAAGGTCTCCCCCAGAAGATGCCCTCCCCAAAAGCAAGAAGGTGAAGGGTAAGTTGGCCCTTAGTGTGGGTGGCCTCTTGGCATCCCCAGAATCTGGTACTGGGCTCCTTCCTCCCTGAGATTTGAAGCCGAGGGGCCAGAAAGTCCAGGAACTCCACCCACCATGAGGGTCTCCTGTAGCTCACTGATTCCCACCCTCTGGGAATGATAAAGGGGCAGAGACTTGCTTAAAAGCCCTCAGGTACCGGTGAAAAACTAGACCCTAAGGCTTTGCCCTAGGCAGTAATGCCTAGTTAAGACCACTGACCTCCAGACTGGGTTcactcctggctctgccactttctagctGTATAACTGGCAAATCACTAACCTTACTGAACTTAGAATACCCCATTCAAAACGGGCAACCTCACCGGGCTGCCATGAGGAAAATGAGCTCGTGTCCTGGTTAGCATTCGAGAGACGTGCCTTTGGGCTCCTCTCTGCGGGGACCCTGGAGGGAGTCAGGGAGGAGAGCCACCCCGAGtctgggagggtggggagagtgTGGACCCACACTCAGACAGTGTCTGTCTTTTGCAGACCCTCGTAACCAGGCAGTGAGGGCCGTTGCCTCCCGCCGTGTTCCAGGCGCCCGCTCCTCCCCAGGTGCCTGCGGGCTGTGCCCTCCTGACCAGAAGGCCCGACCAGGTGGCTGCCTGCCCAGAGCGCCCTCTGCGCAGCTGCAGCCGACCTGGCAGCCGTGGCCACACCCCCAGGGGGAGGGGCTGGACGCCATTGGCTGTCCGGGGTGCTGGTGGCCCCGCCCCCCGTTGGCCGGCGGATGGCCCAGCGCCGCACGCTGATTGGCGCGTACCTCTTTGCAAAAGCCTGTATGGTCTCTtgctcctccctttcctcttctgcATGTCTGCTCTCCAATAGAAGTGGAGTGGGGGTCAGTGTGCctatgtccagtggttaagtcacAGCCTGAGGATGGAGACTAAGGACTGTGCTCTGACCATGTAGGCCTCCTCGGTTTGGTTTCACTGCAAACTCTACTCTTATTAGCTCTTATGACACTCTCTGAGGCTCTGTTctccttttctataaaatgggagcCTGAAATGGAAGGCCTATAGCATAATGTGTGGGGCTGCAAATCAATTTAACATTCATAGAGTAAGCACTGTTAGATGTTATTATGCCCTATTAGTTGGTTCCTGACCAAGAACAGACAATCAGAAAAGCTATCTTGTGCCCCCgcttcccctccccacctggatttttttctctgtatcaaGTATattattgccatttccttccactcACATTAATAATGTGCTTGGGTGGgcactttcctggtagtccagtggctaagactctgtgctcccagtgaaGGAAGCCAGGGTTCCATTCCTCATCAGggaagtatatcccacaggccacagctaaGGACCCTGCATGTTGCACTGGGACcgagcatagccaaataaataaatacagatttaaagggaaaaaaaatgtgctggggttttttggtttttaatttaaaattaaaattttttttatgtgagtcatattttaaagtcttcattgaatttgtttcagtattgcttgttttttgttttgtttttttgggtatgaggcatgttggatcttagttcccccaccagggattgaacctacgcaCCCCTCTATTGgaagggtcttaaccactggactgccagggaagtctctaatgTGCTCaatttttaatcttcacaaacaTTCTGTGAGATAGGTACTTTTCTTACCAtcgtttcacagatgaggacgcTTAGGCTTGGAGAAGTCTGACTAATGTTCTGTGGCAGGGCacggatttgaacccaggtctgtgttATCCCACAGCCTGTGCAGCAGCCTCTCCTCTCTCTTGTCATAGTGCACACTTAGGGGCTATCTTCTTTACCCCTCAGTCTCCCATAGGTCCCACGGCACAGAACCAGGTATGGTGCTGACACTGGGCCAGGGCGACGTGGGCCAGCTGGGGCTGGGCGAGAATGTGATGGAGAGGAAGAAGCCAGCCCTAGTGTCCATTCCAGAAGACATCGTGCAGGCTGAGGCTGGGGGCATGCACACTGTGTGCCTAAGCAAAAGTGGCCAGGTAGGTCAGGGTGGCACCAGATGGGACAGGACCTGGGACTGGGGGGCCTGGGGAAGGAGCTCTGAACCATATGCATTACTCTGTAGAGATGGAGCTGGCTAGATAAGCAGGGTGTGGCCTAGACATGAAGATACTGAGAGGCCAGACCTCGCACTAATGGGGGCATCCTCTGCACAGGTCTACTCCTTCGGCTGCAATGACGAGGGTGCTCTGGGAAGGGATACGTCAGTGGAGGGCTCAGAGATGGTCCCTGGGAAAGTGGACCTGCAAGAGAAGGTGGTACAGGTGTCAGCAGGAGACAGTCACACAGCAGCCCTCACCGAGGATGGCCGTGTCTTCCTCTGGGGCTCCTTCCGGGTAAGACTGGGTCTGGAGGATGGCTGTGGAGCTGGTAAGCAGAATTAAATATAGCTGGTGGGGCCCCATCTCCATGCCCTTGTTGTACTTGTGGAGAGATTGAGACCTTGGGAAGAGCTTGGACCCAGACCCAGGTTTCTGGTTCTTCATCCAGGCCTGTACACACTACTGACTGTTCCTATGAATCTGATGTTATGATGTTGTGTCACGGAAAAGGGGTGCGTCAGGGATACCTTTGGTCTTTGGCTGAGCCAAGAAGCCTGCTGACCCATCTCCTCCCTTTTAACCTCCCCCGTCCCCTTCCCAGTCTCCTTCCACACTTCTCAGAGGCATATCTCAGAATTTTCAAGACAGGAGAGTGTGGTTTAAACAGCAGATCAGCATTAAAATTGTTTTGGTACTTTGTTATtcagtttattttgaaatgtcagaAATAAAGGAATCTGATATTTCCTCATTGGAGCTCTTTTAACACTTTTTAATGGAGAATTTCAAACATCTAAGAGTAATCAGAATGCTATTTTGAACTCTTATTTACTTGCCTGAACAATTATCAGCTTATGACCAAACTTGTTTGATTTTCACTCCCTTCCATTCCCCAACTCCTTTGTGATATTTTAATGCAAATCACAGACCACATGATTTCACTCATGAGTATTTCACTATGTGGCCTAGCTCCTGCCCCCCTCTCCATCCTCACCTGGCACCAGTGCCCTTCACCACACAGCTCTGGGGGTGCCTGCAAAGCTGGATCTGGCTGGTATGAGACAGGCAGGGCTGGCTGAAAACTGACCCGCCCTCCCTTCCAGGACAATAATGGTGTGATCGGGCTCTTGGAGCCCATGAAAAAGAGCATGGTGCCTCTGCAGGTGCAGCTGAGTATGCCCGTGGTGAAGGTGGCCTCAGGTGAGTCTGGGTTCTCGCTCTGGGCAGGAGTTGGAGAACCTTCTTCTGGGTCTGGCCCAGCCTTGGGCCTTATATCCAAGCCCGGCATCCCCTGCGTTCTTCTCACCCTTAGGAAACGACCACTTGGTGATGCTGACAGTTGATGGCGACCTCTATACTTTGGGCTCCGGGGAGCAGGGCCAACTGGGCCGCGTACCTGAATTATTTGCCAATCGTGGTGGCCGTCAGGGCCTTGgtaggtgtttgtttgtttttaatttatttttgtctgtgctaggtcttcattgctgcatgtgcttttctctagttgtggcaagcgggggctactctctagtcgtgGTACTCaacttctcattacagtggcttctcttgttgcagagcacaggctcaagggcacgcaggcttcagtagtcatagctcatgggctcagtagttgtggctcccaagctctagagcacaggctcagtagttgtggctcgtgagcttaccgcatgtgggatcttctgggatcaAGGATTGAGCCCAagcttcctgcactggcaggcagattctttaccactgagccaccagggaagccctttggtaGGTGTTTTGCTGATTTAGTTTCAGTTTAGGTTCAAAGGATTcgttaacaaaagaaaccactcatCACACACAAACAAAATGCTGTTGGTTTCACCTGTGCATCATAAGATTTCGTCTGACCTCAGGGCGTTGGCCAGACCTCCAGGGGCTTAAGAAATTCCAGGACCCACTCCCTTTCTTAAGTGCCACTTGACTTACTGGTAACAATTGGTGTGTTCACAAGTAGGCATGTAGTACAAGCAGGGTCCAGGCAAGGTCAGATGTCGGTCAGAGGCCCGCTCCCTacttctgaagcctgaacaagactacctccattttaatttccctaacagtaGGTAGCTTAGGTTCCTCTGGTGGGGCCAGTTGGCAAGCCACCCCCTGCTGAAGGTCAAAGGCAGAAGGGATTCTCTTGTGTTCAGGCTTGCATCAGGTGGACCTGCAGTGATAGTTATGGAATCCCCAGACTACCTCAGAGTTGAATCTTGGCTCTACCCCTTACTGGCCGTGGGCCCCCAgacacagtttcctcatctctaaactACCTGCCTCACTGGGTTGTTGTGAAGTGAACCGAGTTCATATAGAAGGCTGTCTGACACACAGTAAGTTCCATGTAAATGTTACCTCTATGGCTGTGGGAGTCTGAGTGAGGCACCTGGCCTCtgttggcctcagtttcctcttctgtattcTATGGAGAAGAGTCCTTGCTTGGGCTCCCTGCGAGGGCTTcagcagtgaaggagacacaatggggcagagaggagaggctgtgtgtgtgctgctGACCCTGACCTCTCTGCCTGCAGAACGACTCCTGGTCCCCAAGTGTGTGATGCTGAAATCCAGGGGAAGCCGGGGCCATGTCAGATTCCAGGATGCCTTCTGCGGTGCCTACTTCACCTTCGCCATCTCCTCTGAGGGCCACGTATATGGCTTCGGCCTCTCCAACTACCATCAACTTGGTGAGTCCCAAGCCCATCATCCAGCGTAGCCCAGAGTGACTTGGGTTGCAGTCTGGCCTCCACCACTCATTCATTGTGCCCCCTCCGTGTGGGGGTCACctaacctctcagagcctcagttgttgttgtttttaatatttatttatttatttatttttggttgtgctgggtcttcgttgctgcactgtggctttttctagttgtgatgAGCGGATGTGATGAGGGAGGGGATGAAGAAGGCAATTCCTTGGACAGTGTCACCCCTGACACCCCCATCCTGGCCTTCCCTCCCCAGGAACCCAAGGCACAGAATCTTGTTTTATACCTCAGAACCTAACATCCTTCAAGAACTCCACCAAGTCCTgggtgggcttctctgggggccAGCACCATACAGTCTGCATGGATTCAGAAGGTAGGGGGGTCTCGATCCAtctctgggtgggggtggggtgttccCTGGGCACAGGCCTGGCCCCACTCTGTTAACAGCGGTGCTTGGAACCTGGGCCTGCTCCATGGATTGGGCTAATTGTGGGTCCATGAGGGTCACCCCACTCGCCAGCATCCTGGTGAGTCTTCCACCTGGGAGTTCAGTGGGGACCTATGGAGGTTCTCCCAGGCCTCCCTCCACACTGAGAGAGACACTGCAGATCTCCTCACCACCTTGGGATTGAGGGACCCACTCCCATGAATATGGGTGCTCACCTGGCCTACCTGGAGCATGCCCTCTGCTATTcgtccctctccctcctcccacagGAAAAGCATACAGCCTGGGCCGGGCTGAGTACGGGCGGCTGGGCCTTGGGGAAGGTGCTGAGGAGAAGAGCGTACCCACCCTCATCTCCAGGCTGCCCACGGTCTCCTCAGTGGCTTGTGGCGCCTCTGTGGGGTATGCTGTGACCAAGGATGGTGAGTGGGACCGCCCACAGTCGGTCTGGTTGGGGCCTGGGGGTCATGATTCttaccacagtgcctggcaggctCCGTTGCCCACCATTCGATGGAACTGAGATGTGGAGAGCAGTATTTGTGATGACGTTATTCTTGTCCTGGTTGTTAGAAGCTCAGGCTTCGATGACGTAAAG
Coding sequences within:
- the RCC1 gene encoding regulator of chromosome condensation isoform X1, yielding MIEQGLGLRRSGVLVLGAEKAATVLPKDIRVESGKDKKMPPKRVAKRRSPPEDALPKSKKVKDPRNQAVRAVASRRVPGARSSPVSHRSHGTEPGMVLTLGQGDVGQLGLGENVMERKKPALVSIPEDIVQAEAGGMHTVCLSKSGQVYSFGCNDEGALGRDTSVEGSEMVPGKVDLQEKVVQVSAGDSHTAALTEDGRVFLWGSFRDNNGVIGLLEPMKKSMVPLQVQLSMPVVKVASGNDHLVMLTVDGDLYTLGSGEQGQLGRVPELFANRGGRQGLERLLVPKCVMLKSRGSRGHVRFQDAFCGAYFTFAISSEGHVYGFGLSNYHQLGTQGTESCFIPQNLTSFKNSTKSWVGFSGGQHHTVCMDSEGKAYSLGRAEYGRLGLGEGAEEKSVPTLISRLPTVSSVACGASVGYAVTKDGRVFAWGMGTNYQLGTGQDEDAWSPVEMTGKQLENRVVLTVSSGGQHTVLLVKDKEQSW
- the RCC1 gene encoding regulator of chromosome condensation isoform X3, giving the protein MPPKRVAKRRSPPEDALPKSKKVKDPRNQAVRAVASRRVPGARSSPVSHRSHGTEPGMVLTLGQGDVGQLGLGENVMERKKPALVSIPEDIVQAEAGGMHTVCLSKSGQVYSFGCNDEGALGRDTSVEGSEMVPGKVDLQEKVVQVSAGDSHTAALTEDGRVFLWGSFRDNNGVIGLLEPMKKSMVPLQVQLSMPVVKVASGNDHLVMLTVDGDLYTLGSGEQGQLGRVPELFANRGGRQGLERLLVPKCVMLKSRGSRGHVRFQDAFCGAYFTFAISSEGHVYGFGLSNYHQLGTQGTESCFIPQNLTSFKNSTKSWVGFSGGQHHTVCMDSEGKAYSLGRAEYGRLGLGEGAEEKSVPTLISRLPTVSSVACGASVGYAVTKDGRVFAWGMGTNYQLGTGQDEDAWSPVEMTGKQLENRVVLTVSSGGQHTVLLVKDKEQSW
- the RCC1 gene encoding regulator of chromosome condensation isoform X2, which produces MPPKRVAKRRSPPEDALPKSKKVKVSHRSHGTEPGMVLTLGQGDVGQLGLGENVMERKKPALVSIPEDIVQAEAGGMHTVCLSKSGQVYSFGCNDEGALGRDTSVEGSEMVPGKVDLQEKVVQVSAGDSHTAALTEDGRVFLWGSFRDNNGVIGLLEPMKKSMVPLQVQLSMPVVKVASGNDHLVMLTVDGDLYTLGSGEQGQLGRVPELFANRGGRQGLERLLVPKCVMLKSRGSRGHVRFQDAFCGAYFTFAISSEGHVYGFGLSNYHQLGTQGTESCFIPQNLTSFKNSTKSWVGFSGGQHHTVCMDSEGKAYSLGRAEYGRLGLGEGAEEKSVPTLISRLPTVSSVACGASVGYAVTKDGRVFAWGMGTNYQLGTGQDEDAWSPVEMTGKQLENRVVLTVSSGGQHTVLLVKDKEQSW